From the Vibrio tubiashii ATCC 19109 genome, the window CGAGTTATCCGCAGAGCCGTTTGTTGCTCTTGATGTGAAAGTTCGGGGTGCTGATGAATGTTTTTTCTAAGCTGAGTAAGTTGGGGGAGATCTAACATGCGCTATCCATACACTTTTTAACCAGTGAAATACTATACGCTGAGGCTAAAAACAGTATGTTGATGAGGCTCTAACTATCTAAATTCGAGTGATTTTCTAATTGGTGGTAATTTTAAAGGGTTTAAGTTCCACAACATTGCCCTCAGGATCATCAACGTAAACAGAGCGACCGTATCCTTGTGCGCCGTATCGTTCGGCAAAGCTTGATGTAGTTATATTGTGTTGCTTTAGGTAGGCGAGTAATTCCTCTTCCTCAAATGCGGATACTTGCAGACAGAAATGGTCAACGTTTCTACCGTTTTGTTGTGGCGCTTTGCCTCCCATTCGACCTAGTTCACTATCGACTGTCACTATGTCAATTAATGCGCTCCCCGCTCTGAGTTGGGTAAGCCCAATATCGAGCTTTTCTCGTTCAATCACGCAGCCAAGAATCTCTTGATAAAAGTGCACCATGTTATCGAGCTGGCTCGTTCGCAGCACAATATGATCGAGTGCGATGATATTGATAGGCCGTTTACTCATTGATTGCTGCCTCCTCTAAAGCCATAAATTTAGTATACGCAGTTGTGGAAGAGGTGATCGATTGAGAAAAATAAAAAAGGGCGCCAGAAATAGCGCCCATTGAGTTTGTTTCGCTTAGAGTTAGGCCGTTACTTGTCGAGTCGAGGACTGATAAGCCGGTAGCTCTGAGCGCAAGCCTTTGATCAGGCTGACACACATTACGAGTAGGACAAGAGTGAAAGGAAGACCTGTTGCAACAACCCCAGATTGAAGCGCTTGCAATGCCTCTTTACCACCAATCCAAAGCATAACCGCTGCAATCGAGCCTTCGATACATGCCCAGAAGATACGTTGTGGGATAGGTGCATCAATTTTGCCACCAGCGGTGATACTGTCGATAACGAGTGAACCAGAGTCTGATGAGGTAATAAAGAAAACCAAAATTAGGACAATTGAAAGTACAGAAATGACTGAGCTGTATGGCAGAGCATCATAAACCTGGAACAAGGTCAGCGAAATATCGGTTAAGCCATTCGCACCAAGCTCACCGACTTGGTTGACGACCTGATCAAGAGCAATACCACCGAATACCGACATCCAAATAAGCGTCACTGTGGTTGGAATAATTATCACTGCAAACAGGAATTCACGTACAGTTCGACCTTTTGATACGCGCGCGATAAACATACCAACAAATGGTGACCAAGAAACCCACCAAGCCCAATAGAACACCGTCCAACCGTGCATCCAGCCAGTATCTTCGCGGCCGTGAGGGTTGCTTAGCGGGATAATGTTTTGTGCATAGGCAATGGTCGTGTCCCAAAGTGACAGCATTGCAGTGTCAAAACTGATGAACAATACAAACGCAAGTAAAGCAAAAGCAATCACCATGTTGATGTTGCTTAAAAGCTTAACGCCTCCATCGATACCGCGAATAACAGAGAGCACCGCAATGCAGGTCACGAAAGTGATCACGATCATCTGCATGCCGATGCCACCATCAAGACCAAATACATGATTGATTCCGCTGGTGGCTTGCTGTGCGCCTAAACCTAAAGAAGTGGCTAAGCCAAACAAAGTAGCGAGGACGGCGAGAATATCGATTACATGACCTAGCCAGCCCCAAGCTTTATCGCCAAACAGTGGGTAAAAAGCCGATCGTAGTGAAAGTGGTAGTCCTTTATTAAAGGCAAAGAAGGCCAAAGATAGCGCCACAATAGCGTAGATTGCCCAACCGTGAATACCCCAGTGGAACATAGTGGCACCCATAGCAAGCGCTTTCGCTTCTTCACTATATGCTTCCGCGTTAAGCGGCGTACCGTACCAATCAGTAAAGTATGCCGTTGGCTCGGCAACGCTCCAGAAAAGTAACCCTATTCCCATACCAGCTGCAAACAGCATGGATAGCCATGAAATGGTTGAGTGCTCGGCTTTGGCATCGATCCCACCAATACGGATCTTGCCTAGAGGGGAGAGTAGGAGCACTGCGGCGAACAAAATGAAGAAGTTTGCAGACCACATAAAGAAGGAGTCAAAATCTACAATAATGCTGTTTTTAAGACCGTTCAGAGCGTCTCGAGCAGTAGTTGGGTCAACAATTAAAAGAGTCAGTAGACAAAGGATCACAAGGCCAGCACTAATCCCAAATACCGGATTGTGGATATCGAATCCCCACTTTTGTACGTTGTCTTGTCCAACTTGATAATCAGTGGTTTCGATACTGTATTTTTTTAATGCATTTTCCATAAATACAAGGTTTACGTTTTTATAATGTGTTTCACTTTTTCAAGAAAAACACTAAAAGCGCCCTCCATTTGTTTTGAGTTCAAAGTAATTTTTGCGGCGCAACTATAACCTTTAGTGTATTTAACTGCAAATTTGCTGCGGAAATGATCAGTAACCTCTTTTATCTTGGTTAGTTTTCTAATGTTTTGATGTGTAAGTTTTATAGGCTGTTCAATAATGGATTGATGACGTCAGTTAAGCTCCAAGGAAGAAGACAGTTTTTTGGCTGAACTATCGTGACACAGGTGCTGTTGCAGCACTAAAAGCGCCTATTGAGCAAAATAGGCGCGTTTGGTCTTTGGTTTAGCTGGTTGAAATCGTTAATGTTTAGTGATTTTAACCATTAAAAGCACGAGCTACTCGACCTTCACTACTGATGGTGTATTGCTTAACGTAAGCAGGTACGAAAGCAGATTGTCCTTTACCCAGTATCAGAGTTTCTCCGCTGTCAGCATGTAGCGTTAGATCATTATCAATTGGCATGAGAATTTCTGCACTCGACATTTGCACTGGTTGCTGTTGTGGATCGCGGTAGATTGAGAACTTGAAATCTTGTACAGGAACAGGGAAGTGATGCTCACAACCTTTTACCTCAGCATGTGTAAGCAAAGAGTTGATTGACTTAGGAATAAAATCCGTACATTTGACCAGTTCTTCAACATCCATGTGTTTAGGGGTTAAGCCAGCACGCAACACATTGTCGGAGTTCGCCATAATCTCGAGGCCAGTACCTTTGATGTAGGCGTGAGGGGTTCTGGCACTTAAGAACATGGCTTCCCCGGCCTTAAGAGTAATGACATTAAGCAGAAATGGTGCGAACAAGCCGACATCATTCGGGTATTGCTGTGAAAGAGACAAAATGAGTTCACAAGTCGCACAGGTATTGTTCGATGCTGCATAGCTAAGTAGATGATCAAGAGCATTGGTTTTGCGCTCTTCTTGCATCGATAGTAGCTCTACAAAGAAAGTAGACAAACCCTCTTGGTTTGGATTGCGTTCAAACTGAGCTAAATATTCGCTGATCTCAGGAATGTCACACTGCTTGAAAGCGTCAATGATTTCATTGAATGGGCGAAAACCGTTCATCGCTTGGTAGTCGGTGAGTGCGTAAACGAGCTCAGGCTTGTGGTTGGCGTCTTTGTAGTTACGATTGAAAGCGCCTAGCGGGATACCAAGCTTTTGTTCGTTCGCATAGCCTTGCTCTGCATCTTGCTTGTTAGGGTGTACTTGGATCGACAAGGCTTTATCTGCCGCAAGAATTTTGAACAGAAAAGGCAAGTCGCCATAAATGTTTGACGTGTTTTGCGATAAGAATGCTGATGGGTTTGGTTTGATCAAATCTGACAGCGAAATACTGTCACCTCCTTGTTTGATCATCGAGCAACCATTTGGGTGGGTGCCCATCCAGACTTCGGCTTGCGGTTGCTGCTTGTCGTTGGCGAAACCAAACAAACCTTGGATGGCAGTACGACTTCCCCAGTCGTAGTTTTGGATCTTGTTGTCCATTTTGAAGAAGCTTTTTGGTGAAATAGTATTCAAAATCATAAATTTTACCCGTAGAAAACCCTCCGAACTGAATCGGAAGCAAAAAAGAGTGGAGGTAGTTGGGTGAGCGGTTAACTCACCCTAAGATGTGTAGCGTGGCGGTCGCTATAATCGAAGCTTTGGCGCCAGAGGTTTGCGTGAAGGCTGCGCCTGAAGAAAGGGCAGTAACAGTAAGCCAATAACGGCGGCACACACCGATATAGTGATAAAGAATCCGGTCCAGCCATATTCTTCAAGAATCAGTGCTAATGGGTAGCCCGATAATGCTGCTCCCATATAGGCGAACAATCCGACAAAACCTGTTGCGGCGCCTGCCGAGTCTTTGTGTGAACATTCCGCTGCAGCCATACCAATCAACATCTGCGGACCAAACACAAAGAAGCCAATGGAGAAAAGCCCAGCTGCTTGAAAGGCGAAATTAGTCAAAGGCATTAACCATAAAGCGGCAACCGACAAGAAAATACCCGCGGCAAACAGCAGATTCATAGGGCCGCGATTACCACCGAACA encodes:
- a CDS encoding VOC family protein, with translation MSKRPINIIALDHIVLRTSQLDNMVHFYQEILGCVIEREKLDIGLTQLRAGSALIDIVTVDSELGRMGGKAPQQNGRNVDHFCLQVSAFEEEELLAYLKQHNITTSSFAERYGAQGYGRSVYVDDPEGNVVELKPFKITTN
- a CDS encoding BCCT family transporter, whose product is MENALKKYSIETTDYQVGQDNVQKWGFDIHNPVFGISAGLVILCLLTLLIVDPTTARDALNGLKNSIIVDFDSFFMWSANFFILFAAVLLLSPLGKIRIGGIDAKAEHSTISWLSMLFAAGMGIGLLFWSVAEPTAYFTDWYGTPLNAEAYSEEAKALAMGATMFHWGIHGWAIYAIVALSLAFFAFNKGLPLSLRSAFYPLFGDKAWGWLGHVIDILAVLATLFGLATSLGLGAQQATSGINHVFGLDGGIGMQMIVITFVTCIAVLSVIRGIDGGVKLLSNINMVIAFALLAFVLFISFDTAMLSLWDTTIAYAQNIIPLSNPHGREDTGWMHGWTVFYWAWWVSWSPFVGMFIARVSKGRTVREFLFAVIIIPTTVTLIWMSVFGGIALDQVVNQVGELGANGLTDISLTLFQVYDALPYSSVISVLSIVLILVFFITSSDSGSLVIDSITAGGKIDAPIPQRIFWACIEGSIAAVMLWIGGKEALQALQSGVVATGLPFTLVLLVMCVSLIKGLRSELPAYQSSTRQVTA
- the manA gene encoding mannose-6-phosphate isomerase, class I; protein product: MILNTISPKSFFKMDNKIQNYDWGSRTAIQGLFGFANDKQQPQAEVWMGTHPNGCSMIKQGGDSISLSDLIKPNPSAFLSQNTSNIYGDLPFLFKILAADKALSIQVHPNKQDAEQGYANEQKLGIPLGAFNRNYKDANHKPELVYALTDYQAMNGFRPFNEIIDAFKQCDIPEISEYLAQFERNPNQEGLSTFFVELLSMQEERKTNALDHLLSYAASNNTCATCELILSLSQQYPNDVGLFAPFLLNVITLKAGEAMFLSARTPHAYIKGTGLEIMANSDNVLRAGLTPKHMDVEELVKCTDFIPKSINSLLTHAEVKGCEHHFPVPVQDFKFSIYRDPQQQPVQMSSAEILMPIDNDLTLHADSGETLILGKGQSAFVPAYVKQYTISSEGRVARAFNG